The Corallococcus soli genome includes a window with the following:
- a CDS encoding superoxide dismutase family protein: MMIRSLLIAAALTTTPALAQDAGTPATPGTATTDAGVKPAPKPGEMAKAALKDSQGKDVGTVTFEQAPTGVLVKGTLMNLPAGEHAIHIHETGKCEAPDFKTAGGHFNPTKKKHGVLSPKGKHDGDLPNLHVPADGKVQFDFFAHGLKVKSMFDKDGSAVVVHATKDDYHTDPAGDAGGRIACGLAEK, translated from the coding sequence ATGATGATTCGCTCCCTGCTGATTGCCGCTGCCCTGACCACCACGCCCGCCCTGGCCCAGGATGCGGGGACTCCGGCCACCCCGGGCACGGCGACGACGGACGCGGGCGTGAAGCCGGCGCCCAAGCCGGGCGAGATGGCGAAGGCGGCGCTGAAGGACTCCCAGGGCAAGGACGTGGGCACGGTGACCTTCGAGCAGGCGCCGACGGGCGTGCTGGTGAAGGGCACGCTGATGAACCTGCCCGCGGGCGAGCACGCCATCCACATCCACGAGACGGGCAAGTGCGAGGCGCCGGACTTCAAGACGGCGGGCGGCCACTTCAACCCGACGAAGAAGAAGCACGGCGTGCTGTCCCCCAAGGGCAAGCACGACGGCGACCTGCCGAACCTCCACGTCCCCGCGGACGGCAAGGTGCAGTTCGACTTCTTCGCCCACGGCCTCAAGGTGAAGTCCATGTTCGACAAGGACGGCTCCGCCGTCGTCGTGCACGCCACCAAGGACGACTACCACACCGACCCCGCCGGTGACGCCGGCGGTCGCATCGCCTGCGGTCTGGCGGAGAAGTAG
- a CDS encoding DUF4239 domain-containing protein → MVVGILDILPTWLIALGVMGLIFVALEVGFRLSHRRPGLDEASALQASVLGLVALLLSFSFSMAEERFSQRRDLVVKEANAIGTLYLRSGFLPEPTRTEMRSRLRRYVDLRLEAYMAVGDRERFNQLRDEADQIQGKLWSALDAIVLQQPTGVQTLVTQALNDVIDVSADRLSAARNLIPDTIFVLLLVGVLGSGLLLGYQPETHSRAWICWTVFAVMLTAVMFTLLDLDLPDRGRIRTSQQPLVDLRRQMEALP, encoded by the coding sequence ATGGTGGTGGGAATACTGGACATCCTCCCGACGTGGCTGATCGCCCTGGGGGTGATGGGGCTCATCTTCGTGGCGCTGGAGGTGGGCTTCCGTCTCAGCCACCGCAGGCCCGGGCTCGATGAGGCGTCCGCGCTCCAGGCCTCGGTGCTCGGTCTGGTGGCGCTGCTGCTGTCCTTCTCCTTCTCCATGGCGGAGGAGCGCTTCAGCCAGCGGCGCGACCTCGTTGTCAAGGAGGCGAACGCCATTGGCACCCTCTACCTGCGCAGCGGCTTTCTCCCCGAGCCCACGCGCACGGAGATGCGGAGCCGGTTGCGCCGCTATGTCGACCTCCGGCTGGAGGCGTACATGGCCGTGGGGGACCGGGAGCGCTTCAACCAGCTCCGGGACGAAGCGGATCAGATCCAGGGGAAGCTCTGGTCCGCGCTGGACGCGATCGTGCTCCAGCAGCCGACAGGCGTTCAGACCCTCGTCACCCAGGCGCTCAATGACGTCATCGACGTCTCCGCTGATCGCCTCTCGGCCGCCCGGAACCTCATCCCGGACACCATCTTCGTCCTCCTGCTCGTCGGGGTCCTCGGCTCGGGGCTGCTGCTGGGCTACCAGCCCGAAACGCACTCGCGCGCGTGGATATGCTGGACGGTCTTCGCGGTGATGCTGACCGCGGTCATGTTCACCCTGCTGGACCTGGACCTGCCCGACCGCGGCCGCATCCGCACCAGCCAGCAGCCCCTGGTGGACCTCCGGAGGCAGATGGAGGCCCTACCCTGA
- a CDS encoding ion transporter — MNRPSEQSPPGGLRARLHTIIFEADTPAGRAFDIALLWAIVFSVGAVMLESVAQVRANHSHALHVAEWTFTVLFALEYVLRLIAVRRPLDYARSFFGLVDLMALLPSFLSVLFPGAQTLLVVRVLRLLRVFRILKLGHLLGQAEVLMTALRASRPKIIVFLGTVLSIDVIMGALMYMVEGEANGFDSIPRSMYWAIVTMTTVGFGDITPKTVTGQFLASILMVMGYGIIAVPTGIVSVELAAATRQHVDTQACPGCGAQGHDPDARYCKRCGTALDWTPPGTDGETG, encoded by the coding sequence GTGAACCGGCCTTCCGAGCAGAGTCCCCCGGGCGGCCTTCGGGCCCGCCTGCACACCATCATCTTCGAGGCGGACACCCCGGCGGGGAGGGCGTTCGACATCGCCCTGCTGTGGGCCATCGTGTTCAGCGTGGGCGCGGTGATGCTGGAGAGCGTCGCGCAGGTGAGGGCGAACCACAGCCACGCCCTGCACGTCGCCGAGTGGACCTTCACCGTGCTCTTCGCGCTGGAGTACGTGCTGCGGCTCATCGCGGTGCGCCGGCCCCTGGACTACGCCCGCAGCTTCTTCGGCCTCGTGGACCTGATGGCGCTGCTGCCCTCGTTCCTGAGCGTGCTGTTCCCCGGGGCCCAGACGCTGCTGGTGGTGCGCGTGCTGCGCCTCCTGCGCGTCTTCCGCATCCTGAAGCTGGGGCACCTGCTGGGGCAGGCGGAGGTGCTGATGACGGCCCTGCGCGCCAGCCGCCCAAAGATCATCGTCTTCCTGGGCACGGTGCTGAGCATCGACGTCATCATGGGCGCGCTCATGTACATGGTGGAGGGCGAGGCGAACGGCTTCGACAGCATCCCCCGGTCCATGTACTGGGCCATCGTGACGATGACGACGGTGGGCTTTGGCGACATCACGCCCAAGACGGTCACCGGCCAGTTCCTCGCGTCCATCCTGATGGTGATGGGCTACGGCATCATCGCGGTGCCCACGGGCATCGTGTCCGTGGAGCTGGCCGCCGCCACGCGTCAGCACGTGGACACCCAGGCCTGCCCGGGCTGTGGCGCACAGGGTCACGACCCGGATGCGCGCTACTGCAAGCGGTGCGGGACGGCCCTGGACTGGACCCCGCCCGGCACCGACGGTGAAACTGGCTAG
- a CDS encoding alpha/beta fold hydrolase: MEHAARRTFLHLLGLGASLVAGLATAAEEVPPTPQAVMREARRSVLPDGIEKAEAVRIGGIDQWISVRGRHRDNPLLLFLHGGPGFTALPTAYFYQGEWEEYFTVAHWDQRGAGKTYALNPPEAVRPTMTMERMVADAEEVVEHLRKTYGKKRIVLVGHSWGSILGVKLAQRHPEWFDAYVGIGQAVDVPRNEALGYEATLQAARADGNAKAVAELEALAPFPDPKDAARQLVNLPKERRWLSRYESYNWRDPSWHGAEVWRFSPDVSDPDMVARDAGLDLSFVTLWGAIAQVDFRPVKRFALPVVFFHGRHDLTTSARLLDSWYATLQAPSKKLIWFEDSAHMVHEEEPGKVLVRLVQDVLPLTRRK; the protein is encoded by the coding sequence ATGGAACACGCGGCACGGCGCACCTTTCTCCACCTGCTCGGCCTTGGCGCGTCGCTGGTGGCCGGCCTGGCCACCGCGGCGGAGGAGGTCCCGCCCACGCCCCAGGCCGTCATGCGCGAGGCGCGCCGGAGCGTGCTCCCGGACGGCATCGAGAAGGCGGAGGCGGTGCGCATCGGTGGCATCGACCAGTGGATTTCCGTCCGGGGACGCCACCGGGACAACCCGCTGCTGCTCTTCCTGCACGGGGGGCCGGGCTTCACGGCCCTGCCCACCGCGTACTTCTACCAGGGCGAATGGGAGGAGTACTTCACCGTCGCCCACTGGGACCAGCGAGGCGCGGGGAAGACCTACGCGCTCAACCCGCCGGAGGCGGTGCGCCCCACGATGACCATGGAGCGCATGGTGGCCGACGCCGAGGAGGTGGTCGAACACCTGCGCAAGACCTACGGCAAGAAGCGCATCGTGCTCGTCGGACACAGCTGGGGCTCGATACTGGGGGTGAAGCTCGCGCAGCGCCACCCGGAGTGGTTCGACGCCTATGTCGGCATCGGGCAGGCCGTGGACGTCCCCCGGAACGAAGCGCTGGGCTACGAGGCCACGCTCCAGGCCGCTCGCGCGGATGGCAATGCGAAGGCCGTCGCGGAGCTCGAAGCGCTCGCGCCCTTCCCGGACCCGAAGGACGCCGCGCGCCAGCTGGTGAACCTGCCGAAGGAGCGGCGGTGGCTGTCACGGTATGAGAGCTACAACTGGCGCGACCCGAGCTGGCACGGCGCGGAGGTCTGGCGCTTCAGCCCGGACGTTTCGGACCCGGACATGGTGGCGCGCGACGCGGGCCTGGACCTGAGCTTCGTGACGCTCTGGGGGGCCATCGCCCAGGTGGATTTCAGGCCGGTGAAGCGCTTCGCCCTCCCGGTGGTCTTCTTCCACGGGCGGCACGACCTCACCACCTCCGCGCGCCTGCTGGACTCCTGGTACGCCACGCTCCAGGCGCCCTCCAAGAAGCTCATCTGGTTCGAGGACTCCGCCCACATGGTGCACGAGGAGGAGCCCGGCAAGGTGCTCGTCCGGCTGGTGCAGGACGTGCTCCCGCTCACGCGCCGCAAGTAG
- a CDS encoding N-6 DNA methylase gives MPRSIDTPELDEELLVHQFPGINRKAVGAFYTPAPIVERTLALALAHVGQGPLTVVDPACGAGAFLAAAARHRPDARLCGLELDAGVARLCQARVPGADVRVGDALRGGLEPLLAATPEGHAELWVGNPPYNGTSPVLKDAEAYARLRALVPLAMPHGTSLRDDFAFFLLVATKRLAARQGTLAFITPASLLESFIYAPLRHALLGALHLREVVDLGPGIFTGTQVRTCITVWTSRAGSEAPPPRYEHKGVDQRFTPEAPEWRLSPIAQEASALDADWRARGELLTTLIPVSLPGVKTRFDELLVDADAERLLARVRAFAAATEGTLEDFAREHGLEPALLPKLRALKQGPALEVDARHLRPFFRYGGARHRGALPPEARAFCYLDRRLIPRGDHRLRGPYDPHHDAVKLLFNVRELPLSAALLEEPGCVHDHRHARFAPLYVPQRVRDEGLGITRGAESCEELGPPVPNLSPRGQRWAESLGGPEPAFRAVMRFLNGASVQRVWAPAFGASRVVPVPLDGPLPE, from the coding sequence ATGCCCCGCTCCATCGACACGCCCGAGCTGGACGAGGAGCTGCTGGTCCACCAGTTCCCCGGCATCAACCGCAAGGCGGTGGGCGCGTTCTACACGCCCGCGCCCATCGTGGAGCGCACGCTGGCGCTCGCGCTGGCGCACGTGGGCCAGGGCCCGCTCACGGTGGTGGACCCGGCCTGTGGCGCGGGAGCCTTCCTCGCGGCGGCGGCGAGGCACCGGCCGGACGCCAGGCTGTGCGGCCTGGAGCTGGACGCGGGGGTCGCGCGCCTGTGCCAGGCCCGGGTGCCCGGCGCGGACGTGCGCGTCGGGGATGCGCTCCGGGGCGGGCTGGAGCCGCTGCTCGCGGCGACGCCGGAGGGGCACGCCGAGCTGTGGGTGGGCAACCCGCCCTACAACGGCACGTCGCCGGTGCTGAAGGACGCGGAGGCCTACGCGCGGCTGCGGGCCCTGGTGCCCCTGGCGATGCCGCACGGCACGAGCCTCCGGGATGACTTCGCCTTCTTCCTCCTGGTCGCCACGAAGCGCCTGGCGGCGCGGCAGGGCACCCTGGCCTTCATCACGCCCGCGAGCCTGCTGGAGTCCTTCATCTACGCCCCGCTGCGCCACGCCCTGCTGGGCGCACTCCACCTGCGGGAGGTGGTGGACCTGGGGCCGGGCATCTTCACGGGCACGCAGGTGCGCACCTGCATCACGGTGTGGACGTCCCGCGCCGGGAGCGAGGCGCCGCCCCCGCGCTACGAGCACAAGGGCGTGGACCAGCGCTTCACGCCGGAAGCGCCCGAGTGGCGCCTGTCCCCCATCGCCCAGGAGGCCTCCGCGCTGGACGCGGACTGGCGGGCGCGGGGCGAGCTGCTCACCACGCTCATCCCGGTGAGCCTGCCCGGGGTGAAGACGCGCTTCGACGAGCTGCTGGTGGACGCGGACGCGGAGCGGCTGCTCGCGCGCGTGCGGGCCTTCGCCGCCGCCACGGAGGGCACGCTGGAGGACTTCGCGCGGGAGCACGGCCTGGAGCCGGCGCTGTTGCCCAAGCTGCGGGCGCTGAAGCAGGGCCCGGCGCTGGAGGTGGACGCCCGGCACCTGCGGCCGTTCTTCCGCTACGGCGGCGCGCGGCACCGGGGCGCGCTGCCACCCGAGGCCCGCGCGTTCTGCTACCTGGACCGGCGGTTGATTCCGCGCGGGGACCACCGGCTGCGCGGCCCGTATGATCCGCACCACGACGCGGTGAAGCTGCTGTTCAACGTGCGCGAGCTGCCCCTGTCCGCGGCGCTGCTGGAGGAGCCCGGCTGCGTGCACGACCACCGTCACGCGCGGTTCGCGCCGCTGTACGTGCCCCAGCGCGTGCGGGACGAGGGCCTGGGCATCACCCGGGGCGCCGAGTCATGCGAGGAGCTGGGGCCCCCGGTGCCCAACCTGTCGCCCCGGGGTCAGCGCTGGGCGGAGTCGCTGGGAGGGCCAGAGCCGGCGTTCCGCGCGGTGATGCGCTTCCTGAACGGGGCGTCGGTGCAGCGGGTGTGGGCGCCCGCGTTCGGAGCGTCCCGGGTGGTGCCGGTGCCGCTGGACGGGCCGCTGCCGGAGTGA
- a CDS encoding glutamine amidotransferase yields MNSPSFNAWKLVSLSPLPVWALVLLAVGLVAGIALAAWGVRREPSRGRRLLLWGLRLGAGLAAFFFLLEPGIRHLQVARMKNRVAVLVDRSASMNFPTEPGGPTRSAQVAAFLEKAAPTFASWQDRFTVEVYGVDPELAPVTPAQLSGEPARAGTTDLLAALRSASAAGQGSRKLSGVLLFSDGADNTELKAGAVGRARAALADLGVPVSTFLVGQEALKDLAVEGLKVDDFAFVRNSLTVEVEIHGRGFAGQDIPVVLSQEGKTVANKLVRMTTADDVKPVSFTFTPDQTGRFVYTVTVPTFPDEAVSENNSRSFTLKVIRDRVRVLLVVGRPSWDERFLRGLLKQDANVDLVSFYILRTLSDDPGVTNERELSLIPFPMEEIFDTKLHTFDVVIFQNFGYSDPSLSIAEYERNLERYVHEGGAFVMIGGDSVLGEGRASMPTLMEALPVEAAGPANPEPFKPRLTPEGLRHPVTSIGTGAASTEGTWGELAPIPGANLTRARQGATVLMDHPFMTVDGKNAPLVSVWDYGRGRAMVVATDATWSWAFTAHRGGSPNRAYDRFWGNALRWLVRDPDLTTLKVTADPPSVEPGRPVGVVVQARMADYQPAQEAQVRVELFSVATQKQVAVQTGTTGADGVVRLEFAPPAPGPYKLLASAKKGDTDLGKGEDAVAVRAVGPELSDASVRPQLMEQIASITEGKAYKLPQDGLPDVPLLDPPVVEVGRAKDQPLWDRWYYLVALIALLGAEWFARRRFGYV; encoded by the coding sequence ATGAACTCCCCGTCCTTCAACGCGTGGAAGCTCGTCAGCCTCTCGCCCCTGCCGGTGTGGGCGCTGGTGTTGTTGGCGGTGGGGCTGGTCGCGGGCATCGCGCTGGCGGCCTGGGGCGTGCGCCGGGAGCCGTCGCGCGGCCGGCGGCTGCTCCTGTGGGGCCTGCGCCTGGGCGCGGGTCTGGCGGCGTTCTTCTTCCTCCTGGAGCCCGGCATCCGGCACCTGCAGGTGGCGCGGATGAAGAACCGGGTGGCGGTGCTGGTGGACCGCTCGGCGTCCATGAACTTCCCGACGGAGCCGGGCGGGCCCACGCGCAGCGCGCAGGTGGCGGCGTTCCTGGAGAAGGCCGCGCCCACGTTCGCGTCCTGGCAGGACCGCTTCACGGTGGAGGTGTACGGGGTGGATCCGGAGCTGGCGCCCGTCACGCCCGCGCAGCTGTCCGGTGAGCCCGCGCGGGCGGGGACGACGGACCTGCTCGCGGCGCTGCGGTCCGCGTCGGCGGCGGGGCAGGGGTCGCGCAAGCTGTCCGGCGTGCTGCTGTTCAGCGATGGCGCGGACAACACGGAGCTGAAGGCCGGGGCGGTGGGCCGGGCGCGGGCGGCGCTGGCGGACCTGGGCGTGCCGGTGTCCACGTTCCTGGTGGGGCAGGAGGCGCTGAAGGACCTGGCGGTGGAGGGGCTGAAGGTGGACGACTTCGCCTTCGTGAGGAACTCGCTCACGGTGGAGGTGGAGATCCACGGCCGCGGCTTCGCCGGCCAGGACATCCCGGTGGTGCTCAGCCAGGAGGGCAAGACGGTCGCGAACAAGCTGGTGCGGATGACGACCGCGGACGACGTGAAGCCGGTGTCCTTCACCTTCACGCCGGACCAGACGGGGCGGTTCGTCTACACCGTGACGGTGCCCACGTTCCCGGACGAGGCGGTGAGCGAGAACAACAGCCGTTCGTTCACGCTGAAGGTCATCCGCGACCGGGTGCGCGTGCTGCTGGTGGTGGGTCGGCCGTCGTGGGACGAGCGGTTCCTGCGCGGGCTGCTCAAGCAGGACGCGAACGTGGACCTGGTGTCGTTCTACATCCTGCGCACGCTGTCGGACGACCCGGGGGTGACGAACGAGCGCGAGCTGTCGCTCATCCCGTTCCCCATGGAGGAGATCTTCGACACGAAGCTGCACACGTTCGACGTCGTCATCTTCCAGAACTTCGGCTACTCGGATCCGTCGCTGTCCATCGCGGAGTACGAGCGCAACCTGGAGCGCTACGTCCACGAGGGCGGCGCGTTCGTGATGATTGGCGGCGACAGCGTGCTGGGCGAGGGCCGCGCGAGCATGCCCACGCTGATGGAGGCGCTGCCGGTGGAGGCCGCGGGGCCGGCGAACCCGGAGCCCTTCAAGCCGAGGCTGACGCCGGAGGGCCTGCGGCACCCGGTGACGTCCATTGGCACGGGCGCGGCGAGCACGGAGGGCACCTGGGGAGAGCTCGCGCCGATTCCGGGCGCGAACCTGACGCGGGCGCGGCAGGGCGCGACGGTGCTGATGGACCACCCGTTCATGACGGTGGACGGGAAGAACGCGCCGCTGGTGTCGGTGTGGGACTACGGGCGGGGGCGGGCGATGGTGGTGGCCACGGACGCGACGTGGTCGTGGGCGTTCACGGCGCACCGGGGCGGCTCCCCGAACCGGGCGTATGACCGCTTCTGGGGCAATGCCCTGCGGTGGCTGGTGCGCGACCCGGACCTGACGACGCTGAAGGTGACGGCGGATCCCCCGTCGGTGGAGCCGGGGCGGCCGGTGGGCGTGGTGGTGCAGGCGCGGATGGCGGACTACCAGCCGGCGCAGGAGGCGCAGGTGCGGGTGGAGCTGTTCTCCGTGGCGACGCAGAAGCAGGTGGCGGTGCAGACGGGCACCACGGGGGCGGACGGCGTGGTGCGGCTGGAGTTCGCGCCGCCGGCACCGGGGCCGTACAAGCTGCTCGCCTCGGCGAAGAAGGGCGACACGGACCTGGGCAAGGGCGAGGACGCGGTGGCGGTGCGCGCGGTGGGGCCGGAGCTGTCGGACGCGTCCGTGCGGCCACAGTTGATGGAGCAGATCGCCAGCATCACCGAGGGCAAGGCGTACAAGCTGCCGCAGGACGGGCTGCCGGACGTGCCGCTGTTGGATCCGCCGGTGGTGGAGGTGGGGCGCGCGAAGGACCAGCCGCTGTGGGATCGCTGGTACTACCTGGTGGCGCTCATCGCGCTGCTCGGCGCGGAGTGGTTCGCGCGGCGGCGGTTCGGGTACGTGTGA
- a CDS encoding molecular chaperone DnaJ, giving the protein MAKGGQTPPEPVSPGSDEVRAAWARKDAGDVAGARRDARRILAQAPSAEDRERAEDLLRATASPRALYAFALLGAVILAILLGLALTRYS; this is encoded by the coding sequence ATGGCGAAAGGCGGACAGACGCCCCCGGAGCCCGTCTCCCCCGGCTCCGACGAAGTGCGCGCGGCCTGGGCCCGCAAGGACGCCGGGGACGTGGCCGGAGCCCGGAGGGACGCCCGGCGCATCCTGGCCCAGGCCCCTTCCGCGGAGGACCGCGAGCGGGCGGAGGACCTGCTGCGCGCCACCGCCTCGCCCCGCGCCCTCTACGCCTTCGCGCTCCTGGGCGCCGTCATCCTGGCCATCCTGCTGGGGCTCGCGTTGACCCGCTATTCCTAG
- a CDS encoding DUF4159 domain-containing protein, producing MPVRSLSRRSLLFATSALVPLLSRRAAAFGEKSRFIPAVARHGGRWDGRLSGLRRLAWELQRRTSVEVVPDARPFALSSPDLFEYPFLYFGGDGAFPPLTDAEVTNLRRYLTYGGFVFGDANDGSDGDGFDASFRREMARVLPQNPLKETPGTHVVFKSFFLLDAAPGRLLHKPLPLVATLGKRAAVIYSQNDVAGAWSRSESGDYEFDVTPGGEPQRELAIRLGINLCMYALCLDYKDDAVHLPLILNKRR from the coding sequence ATGCCCGTGCGGTCCCTGTCCCGTCGAAGCCTCCTGTTCGCCACGTCCGCGCTCGTCCCGCTGCTGTCCCGGCGTGCGGCCGCCTTTGGTGAGAAGAGCCGGTTCATCCCCGCGGTGGCCCGGCACGGCGGCCGCTGGGACGGACGGCTGTCCGGCCTGCGGCGGCTCGCGTGGGAGCTGCAGCGGCGCACGTCCGTGGAGGTGGTGCCGGACGCGCGCCCGTTCGCGCTCAGCAGCCCGGACCTCTTTGAATACCCCTTCCTGTACTTCGGGGGGGACGGGGCCTTCCCGCCGCTCACGGACGCGGAGGTGACGAACCTGCGCCGCTACCTGACGTATGGCGGCTTCGTGTTCGGGGACGCCAACGACGGCAGCGACGGGGACGGCTTCGACGCGAGCTTCCGGCGGGAGATGGCCCGGGTGCTGCCGCAGAACCCGCTGAAGGAGACGCCGGGGACGCACGTCGTCTTCAAGTCCTTCTTCCTGCTGGACGCGGCGCCCGGGCGGCTGCTCCACAAGCCGCTGCCGCTGGTGGCGACCCTGGGCAAGCGGGCGGCGGTCATCTATTCGCAGAACGACGTGGCGGGCGCGTGGAGCCGCAGCGAGTCCGGCGACTACGAGTTCGACGTGACCCCGGGCGGCGAGCCGCAGCGCGAGCTGGCGATCCGCCTGGGCATCAACCTGTGCATGTACGCGCTGTGCCTGGACTACAAGGACGACGCGGTGCACCTGCCCCTCATCCTCAACAAGCGGCGCTGA